A single region of the Ancylobacter novellus DSM 506 genome encodes:
- a CDS encoding gluconokinase, giving the protein MAREALPAIVVMGVCGCGKSSIGQALAEQFGATFIEGDALHPPASIAKMARGEPLDDEDRKPWLEAICRAIAENRAAGRGVVVSCSALRRAYRDHLRTAGPLRFVFLNGSTTVLAERMSRREGHFMPLALLDSQLATLEDPTGEADVVPVDIDRPLADVIARAGEALRRDDLR; this is encoded by the coding sequence ATGGCGCGTGAAGCGCTTCCCGCCATCGTGGTGATGGGTGTCTGCGGATGCGGAAAGTCCTCGATCGGTCAGGCGCTCGCGGAGCAGTTCGGCGCCACCTTCATCGAAGGCGACGCGCTCCACCCGCCCGCCAGCATCGCCAAGATGGCCCGCGGAGAGCCGCTCGACGACGAGGACCGCAAGCCCTGGCTTGAGGCGATCTGCCGGGCCATCGCGGAGAACCGTGCCGCCGGGCGCGGCGTGGTGGTCTCGTGCTCGGCGCTGCGCCGCGCCTATCGCGACCATCTGCGCACCGCCGGGCCGTTGCGGTTCGTCTTCCTGAACGGTTCCACGACGGTGCTCGCCGAGCGCATGAGCCGGCGCGAAGGCCATTTCATGCCGCTCGCGCTTCTCGACAGCCAGCTCGCCACGTTGGAAGACCCGACCGGCGAGGCGGATGTCGTGCCGGTCGACATCGACCGCCCTCTCGCCGACGTCATCGCCCGTGCAGGCGAAGCGCTCCGCCGCGACGACCTCCGATAG
- a CDS encoding SMP-30/gluconolactonase/LRE family protein, which translates to MYAPPPVIETTVFARVPERFRIHGRTSKWAQVQRGGRPTPVFLEGPSFDRLGNLYVVDVAWGRIFRVSPDGEFTLVIEYDGEPNGLKIHRDGRIFVADFRHGIMLLDPERGAVEPVVQASEFGPFKGVNDLFFASNGDLYFTDQGLTGLQDPSGRLYRLRADGGRLDMLLQGIPSPNGLVLNLDEDIVFLNVTRDNAVWRVPLNASGAAFKVGAYIRLSGGNGPDGLAIDEAGGLAIAHLGLGSVWIVNAIGEPVARVKSCAGLATTNLAYGGEDRRTLYITESETGQILTARVETPGRLMFSHC; encoded by the coding sequence ATGTACGCACCGCCGCCCGTCATCGAGACCACCGTCTTCGCGCGCGTTCCCGAGCGATTCCGCATACATGGCCGCACCTCGAAATGGGCGCAGGTCCAACGCGGCGGGCGGCCGACGCCGGTGTTCCTCGAGGGGCCTTCCTTCGACCGGCTGGGCAATCTCTACGTCGTCGACGTCGCCTGGGGACGCATCTTCCGTGTCTCGCCCGACGGCGAATTCACCCTGGTGATCGAGTATGACGGCGAGCCCAACGGGCTGAAGATCCATCGCGACGGCCGCATCTTCGTCGCTGATTTCCGTCATGGCATCATGCTCCTGGACCCGGAACGCGGTGCCGTCGAGCCGGTGGTTCAGGCTTCCGAATTCGGTCCGTTCAAGGGCGTGAACGACCTGTTCTTCGCCAGCAATGGCGACCTCTATTTCACCGATCAGGGCCTGACCGGCTTGCAGGACCCGAGCGGCCGGCTCTACCGCCTTCGTGCCGATGGCGGGCGGCTCGACATGCTGCTGCAGGGAATCCCCAGTCCCAACGGGCTGGTGCTCAACCTCGACGAAGATATCGTCTTCCTCAACGTGACGCGCGACAACGCGGTCTGGCGCGTGCCGCTGAATGCCTCGGGAGCGGCCTTCAAGGTCGGCGCCTATATCCGGCTGTCGGGCGGCAACGGACCCGACGGGCTGGCGATCGACGAGGCGGGCGGTCTCGCCATCGCCCATCTCGGTCTGGGAAGCGTCTGGATCGTCAACGCAATTGGCGAGCCGGTGGCGCGGGTAAAGTCATGCGCGGGGCTGGCCACTACCAATCTGGCCTATGGCGGCGAGGATCGCCGCACGCTCTACATCACGGAATCGGAGACCGGCCAAATCCTGACCGCCAGAGTGGAAACACCAGGGCGCCTGATGTTCTCGCACTGCTGA
- a CDS encoding substrate-binding domain-containing protein, giving the protein MPSGRVRVEDIARAVGVSGATVSRALNGTGPVAPEVKSSIEAAAARLGYVPQGAARIARARQWPVIGAIIPHLENPNFAAGAEAMQNRLRESGYGFTLASSGYDRKNEFEKVMALVAHGAQGMMLVGAEHDPEMLNFLQQRNIPFVVTWVLSKDVPSVGFDNVEAAGRIATHLLDLGHTRIGAIAGITRDNDRARGRLEGMRRVLAERGLALGQQALIERPYRIVEGQLALRALLGTPNPPTAVYCGNDMLAFGALIECARQGIRVPQDISIAGFDDLDFASQIRPALTTLHVPAREIGVRAAEYLLARVAGEPAPPTVEIPVGLMVRDTTAPPRKS; this is encoded by the coding sequence ATGCCTTCAGGTCGAGTACGGGTCGAGGACATCGCACGGGCGGTCGGGGTCTCCGGCGCGACGGTGTCGCGGGCGCTCAACGGCACGGGGCCCGTCGCTCCTGAGGTGAAGAGCAGCATCGAGGCGGCCGCCGCACGGCTCGGCTATGTCCCGCAGGGCGCCGCGCGCATCGCGCGGGCGCGGCAATGGCCGGTGATCGGGGCGATCATTCCGCATCTGGAGAACCCCAACTTCGCTGCCGGCGCAGAGGCCATGCAGAACCGCCTTCGCGAATCCGGCTACGGCTTCACACTGGCCAGCAGCGGCTATGACCGGAAGAACGAATTCGAGAAGGTGATGGCGCTGGTGGCGCACGGCGCCCAGGGCATGATGCTGGTGGGCGCCGAGCACGATCCCGAGATGCTGAACTTCCTTCAGCAGCGCAACATCCCCTTCGTCGTGACCTGGGTGCTGTCCAAGGACGTGCCCAGCGTCGGCTTCGACAATGTCGAGGCCGCCGGACGCATCGCCACGCATCTGCTGGACCTCGGCCACACCCGCATCGGCGCGATCGCAGGCATCACCCGCGACAATGACCGTGCGCGGGGACGTCTCGAAGGCATGCGCCGGGTGCTCGCCGAACGGGGCCTTGCACTCGGCCAGCAAGCCCTCATCGAGCGACCCTACCGTATCGTCGAGGGGCAGCTGGCGTTGCGGGCGCTGCTCGGCACGCCCAACCCGCCGACGGCGGTCTATTGCGGCAATGACATGCTCGCCTTCGGCGCCCTCATAGAGTGCGCCCGGCAGGGCATCCGGGTTCCGCAGGACATCTCGATCGCGGGTTTCGACGATCTCGACTTCGCGTCGCAGATCCGTCCGGCGCTGACCACGCTGCATGTGCCGGCGCGCGAGATCGGCGTGCGCGCCGCCGAATATCTGCTGGCACGGGTTGCCGGCGAGCCGGCGCCGCCGACGGTCGAAATCCCGGTCGGCCTGATGGTGCGCGACACCACCGCGCCGCCGCGCAAGTCCTGA
- a CDS encoding NAD-dependent epimerase/dehydratase family protein, which translates to MRVLMTGAGGIIGREARHRLAGRYPLMRLLDLADIEPANADEECLKVDICNLEALEAAMQGIDCVVHLAGVSVEPESNAWEQVLPANIVGTYNVFEAARRAGVKRVVFASSHHAIGYYRRSEVLTGAIAPRPDSYYGVSKVTGEALGRLYADKFGLSVVSLRIGAYRPKPADIRHLSVWISPRDMVELLRCSIEAPLLHYVVAYGMSANSRLIWDNREAGVLGYRPVDDAEDYAEEVLANGAPELEGAKPFHGGWYCAWGLGDHGLFID; encoded by the coding sequence ATGCGCGTATTGATGACAGGTGCCGGCGGCATCATCGGGCGGGAGGCGCGGCACCGGCTCGCCGGACGCTATCCGCTGATGCGCCTGCTCGACCTGGCGGACATAGAGCCGGCGAATGCCGACGAGGAATGTCTCAAGGTCGACATCTGCAACCTTGAGGCGCTCGAAGCCGCCATGCAGGGCATCGACTGCGTCGTCCACCTCGCCGGCGTGTCGGTGGAACCCGAGAGCAATGCCTGGGAGCAGGTGCTGCCGGCCAATATTGTCGGCACCTATAATGTCTTCGAGGCCGCCCGGCGCGCCGGGGTAAAGCGGGTAGTCTTTGCCTCCAGCCATCACGCGATCGGCTATTACCGTCGCAGCGAGGTTCTGACCGGCGCGATCGCGCCTCGCCCGGACAGCTATTACGGTGTCAGCAAGGTGACCGGCGAGGCACTCGGCCGGCTCTACGCCGACAAGTTCGGGCTGAGCGTGGTGAGCCTGCGCATCGGCGCCTATCGGCCGAAGCCCGCCGATATCCGGCATCTTTCCGTCTGGATCAGCCCGCGCGACATGGTCGAACTGCTGCGTTGCTCCATCGAGGCGCCGTTGCTGCACTATGTCGTGGCCTACGGCATGTCGGCGAATTCCCGCCTGATCTGGGACAACCGCGAGGCGGGTGTGCTCGGCTATCGGCCCGTGGACGATGCCGAGGATTACGCCGAGGAGGTGCTGGCCAACGGCGCTCCGGAACTGGAGGGGGCCAAACCCTTCCATGGCGGATGGTATTGCGCCTGGGGCCTCGGCGATCACGGCCTGTTCATCGATTGA
- a CDS encoding ABC transporter ATP-binding protein, with protein MAEVVLNQLVKSYGGVTAVRSIDLKIPEGAFAVLVGPSGCGKSTTLRMIAGLEEISGGTISIGGRVVNDLPPKDRDIAMVFQNYALYQHMTVYDNLAFGLRNRKESEARIAEKIAHAASILSIEPLLQRRPKQLSGGQQQRVALGRCIVRHPQVFLFDEPLSNLDAKLRAQMRVELKRLRERVPATSVYVTHDQVEAMTLGDLVVIMKDGLVQQVGTPLDVYNRPENLFVAGFIGAPAMNVFKGTLDELGERVSVEGASLAVGERNKAALRGYAGRPVMVGIRPEHISIGAFGNQLEGTVDVIEQLGSEMHLDMRIGSTALTVARVAPDAPIRVHEPVTVSIAADQMHFFDVDTQKAIRVIH; from the coding sequence ATGGCGGAAGTCGTTCTGAACCAGCTCGTAAAGAGCTATGGCGGCGTGACCGCGGTGCGCAGCATCGACCTGAAGATCCCCGAGGGCGCCTTCGCCGTGCTGGTCGGCCCGTCCGGCTGTGGCAAGTCCACCACGCTGCGCATGATCGCCGGCCTGGAAGAGATCAGCGGCGGGACCATCAGCATCGGAGGGCGGGTCGTGAACGACCTTCCCCCCAAGGATCGCGATATCGCGATGGTGTTTCAGAACTATGCGCTCTACCAGCACATGACGGTCTACGACAATCTGGCCTTCGGCCTGCGCAACCGGAAGGAAAGCGAGGCCAGGATCGCCGAGAAGATTGCCCACGCCGCCTCGATCCTGAGCATCGAGCCGCTGCTGCAGCGCCGTCCCAAGCAACTCTCCGGCGGCCAGCAACAGCGCGTGGCGCTGGGCCGCTGCATCGTCCGCCACCCGCAGGTCTTCCTGTTCGACGAGCCGCTGTCGAACCTCGATGCCAAGCTGCGTGCGCAGATGCGCGTTGAGCTCAAGCGCCTGCGCGAGCGTGTGCCGGCGACCTCGGTCTACGTGACCCATGACCAGGTGGAGGCGATGACGCTCGGCGATCTCGTCGTGATCATGAAGGACGGCCTCGTCCAGCAGGTGGGAACACCGCTCGATGTCTACAACCGTCCGGAGAACCTGTTCGTCGCCGGCTTCATCGGCGCGCCGGCCATGAACGTGTTCAAGGGCACGCTGGATGAGCTCGGCGAGCGTGTCAGCGTCGAGGGCGCGTCACTGGCGGTGGGCGAACGGAACAAGGCGGCTCTGCGCGGCTATGCCGGCCGGCCGGTCATGGTCGGCATCCGCCCCGAGCATATTTCGATCGGCGCCTTCGGCAATCAGCTCGAGGGAACCGTCGACGTGATCGAGCAGCTCGGCTCGGAAATGCACCTCGACATGCGGATCGGGAGTACGGCCCTCACCGTGGCACGGGTTGCCCCGGATGCGCCGATCCGCGTCCACGAGCCTGTGACGGTCTCGATTGCCGCCGACCAGATGCACTTTTTTGACGTCGACACCCAGAAGGCGATCCGCGTCATTCACTGA
- a CDS encoding carbohydrate ABC transporter permease has product MTVASLDAQSPMHKSERGFFALMAPGARRAFFYLFVIGIGFVIAFPVLWLVLTSLRPASGMFYVHRGTEFTLDNFTEVFENRTVIKAYVNSAIIATLATVLSLGITVTSGYMLSRFRGPIASGWFSIIYVFRCVPYISWVLPLYIVTQNLGVYDTYLGLLLPHIAVHICFFSWLMKGFFDGIDPSMEYAALIDGCTRWGAFVRVALPSAVPGLAALAVLCWLWTWNEFLFALLLTSHNTPVLTVVMAQFVHELGIEWNLMSATAVMALGPALLITFFGQKYVITGLKI; this is encoded by the coding sequence ATGACCGTTGCCAGTCTCGATGCGCAGTCTCCCATGCACAAGAGCGAGCGCGGCTTCTTCGCCCTGATGGCGCCGGGTGCGCGGCGGGCCTTCTTCTATCTCTTCGTCATCGGGATCGGTTTCGTCATCGCCTTTCCGGTGCTGTGGCTGGTGCTGACCTCGCTGCGCCCGGCCTCCGGCATGTTCTACGTTCATCGCGGCACGGAGTTCACGCTCGATAACTTCACCGAGGTGTTCGAGAACCGGACGGTGATCAAGGCCTATGTGAACAGCGCGATCATCGCCACGCTGGCGACGGTCCTGTCGCTCGGCATCACGGTGACCAGCGGCTACATGCTCTCTCGCTTTCGCGGTCCCATCGCCAGCGGCTGGTTCTCCATCATCTACGTGTTCCGCTGCGTGCCCTACATCTCCTGGGTGCTGCCGCTCTACATCGTCACGCAGAACCTCGGCGTCTACGACACCTATCTCGGCCTGCTGCTGCCGCACATCGCCGTTCACATCTGCTTCTTCTCGTGGCTGATGAAGGGCTTCTTCGACGGGATCGATCCGTCGATGGAATATGCGGCTCTGATCGACGGCTGCACGCGGTGGGGAGCTTTCGTCCGCGTCGCGCTGCCTTCCGCCGTGCCGGGGCTGGCCGCGCTCGCGGTCCTCTGCTGGCTGTGGACCTGGAACGAGTTCCTGTTCGCGCTGCTGCTCACCAGCCACAACACGCCGGTGCTGACCGTGGTCATGGCGCAGTTCGTCCACGAACTCGGCATCGAGTGGAATCTCATGAGCGCCACCGCCGTCATGGCGCTTGGCCCGGCCCTGCTCATCACCTTCTTCGGCCAGAAATACGTCATCACCGGCCTGAAGATCTGA
- a CDS encoding carbohydrate ABC transporter permease → MLALIAPAAITMALFQVVPIVLGANASFRDWTLYDPKKTWVGLKHYIEVITDPAFFGLAIPNTLLFLVLSVSLSLVCGLGLALLLNRNFVGQSVVRTIVLLPLMVAPVIASIMMRWMFNDQFGIVNVVLEGIGLPPVAWLAYRWTTMMVIVLADVWLWTPWFAVLLLAGLQSLPKEPFEAAAIDAAGRWRVFRSLTLPMLRPVIVVCVVIRSIDAFRVFDQVWVISGGGPARTTEMFSIYAYVEAFQRMNFGKGSAAALIGGVVIVIFGLVLYRLLNRAVEVSK, encoded by the coding sequence ATGCTGGCGCTCATCGCGCCGGCCGCCATCACCATGGCGCTGTTCCAAGTGGTCCCGATCGTTCTGGGCGCGAACGCCTCGTTCCGGGACTGGACGCTCTACGATCCGAAGAAGACCTGGGTCGGACTGAAGCACTATATCGAAGTCATTACCGATCCGGCGTTCTTCGGCCTCGCCATCCCGAACACGCTGCTGTTCCTCGTGCTCAGCGTTTCGCTCTCGCTGGTGTGCGGGCTGGGCCTTGCCCTTCTGCTCAACCGCAACTTCGTCGGCCAGTCGGTAGTGCGCACCATCGTCCTGCTGCCGCTGATGGTGGCTCCGGTCATCGCCTCGATCATGATGCGCTGGATGTTCAACGACCAGTTCGGCATCGTGAACGTGGTGCTGGAGGGCATCGGCCTGCCTCCCGTCGCCTGGCTCGCCTATCGCTGGACCACCATGATGGTGATCGTCCTGGCCGACGTCTGGCTGTGGACGCCGTGGTTCGCCGTGCTGCTTCTCGCCGGCCTGCAGAGCCTGCCGAAGGAGCCGTTTGAGGCGGCGGCCATCGACGCCGCCGGCCGCTGGCGCGTCTTCCGTTCCCTTACCTTGCCGATGCTGCGCCCGGTCATCGTGGTCTGCGTCGTCATCCGCTCGATCGACGCGTTCCGCGTGTTCGACCAGGTGTGGGTCATCTCCGGCGGCGGCCCCGCCCGCACCACCGAGATGTTCAGCATCTACGCCTATGTCGAAGCCTTCCAGCGCATGAATTTCGGTAAGGGCTCCGCAGCCGCCCTCATCGGTGGCGTGGTGATCGTGATCTTTGGCCTGGTGCTCTACCGGCTGCTCAACCGTGCGGTGGAGGTATCGAAATGA
- a CDS encoding ABC transporter substrate-binding protein, with protein MKGWVAHIRALVAAGALGVGALMGSTAASAVEIKIGYMKHPIQEASIAIMEKWAAKNGVTIVKIPMAYEIFMEKVTATLTSGGDQYDIIWHNDDWGQLWKGWLAPTNDVPGMDTALKQTVDVAFLNDNGKPTVVPMAHTFGVFYYRTDLVDEAHLPKTWDELSTLSQKLQQDGKVKWGFVGSMAMNHSWFSWFWANWTNNCDVLAPAYERDNKVLAANGWKPMIAEPCSQQVVEYWWDAINKTKISPPAMISYTRNDANAIFQAGDAAFTVADLTLYGQFNDPKKSKVAGKINIGFLPLGPSRKEHVAWNDIWGWAIPKGVPAERQEVAKKMLGAMMLDKEGQIGLWKATGGPPPNTEVWKTLAETDPLFRRADEVVFKVMQVIAGGYYTPEWPAIHKAYNDGVVGALNGSREDIPKKLEDAAPAIHAAAARTN; from the coding sequence ATGAAGGGTTGGGTGGCGCATATTCGCGCGCTAGTGGCGGCCGGGGCGTTGGGCGTTGGTGCGCTCATGGGATCGACCGCGGCATCGGCGGTCGAGATCAAGATCGGCTACATGAAGCATCCGATTCAGGAGGCTTCCATTGCCATCATGGAAAAATGGGCCGCCAAGAACGGCGTGACCATCGTCAAGATTCCGATGGCCTACGAGATCTTCATGGAAAAGGTCACGGCGACGCTGACCTCCGGCGGCGATCAGTACGACATCATCTGGCACAATGACGACTGGGGCCAGCTCTGGAAGGGCTGGCTCGCGCCGACCAACGACGTGCCCGGCATGGACACGGCGCTGAAGCAGACGGTGGACGTCGCGTTCCTCAATGACAACGGCAAGCCCACCGTGGTGCCGATGGCCCACACCTTCGGCGTCTTCTACTATCGCACCGATCTCGTCGATGAAGCGCATCTGCCCAAGACCTGGGATGAGCTTTCGACGCTCTCCCAGAAGCTCCAGCAGGACGGCAAGGTGAAGTGGGGCTTCGTCGGCAGCATGGCGATGAACCACAGCTGGTTCAGCTGGTTCTGGGCCAACTGGACGAATAATTGCGACGTGCTGGCCCCGGCCTATGAGCGCGACAACAAGGTGCTCGCCGCCAATGGCTGGAAGCCGATGATCGCCGAGCCCTGCTCGCAGCAGGTCGTCGAATATTGGTGGGACGCGATCAACAAGACCAAGATCAGCCCGCCGGCGATGATCTCCTATACCCGCAACGACGCCAATGCGATCTTCCAGGCGGGCGACGCCGCCTTCACCGTGGCGGACCTCACGCTCTACGGGCAGTTCAACGATCCGAAGAAGTCCAAGGTCGCCGGCAAGATCAATATCGGCTTCCTGCCCCTCGGGCCCTCGCGCAAGGAACACGTCGCGTGGAATGACATCTGGGGCTGGGCCATTCCCAAGGGCGTGCCGGCCGAGCGCCAGGAAGTCGCCAAGAAGATGCTGGGCGCCATGATGCTCGACAAGGAAGGCCAGATCGGGCTGTGGAAGGCGACCGGCGGTCCGCCGCCGAACACCGAGGTGTGGAAGACGCTCGCCGAGACCGATCCCCTGTTCCGTCGTGCCGACGAGGTGGTCTTCAAGGTGATGCAGGTCATCGCCGGCGGCTATTACACCCCCGAATGGCCGGCCATCCACAAGGCTTACAATGACGGTGTCGTCGGCGCGCTGAACGGCTCGCGCGAGGACATTCCGAAGAAGCTGGAAGACGCCGCGCCCGCCATCCACGCCGCGGCGGCCCGGACGAACTGA